In Shewanella sp. VB17, a single genomic region encodes these proteins:
- a CDS encoding bifunctional 4-hydroxy-2-oxoglutarate aldolase/2-dehydro-3-deoxy-phosphogluconate aldolase produces the protein MSKNNWSLQAQDIFNRSPIVPVMVINKIEDAVPLAKALVAGGISVLEVTLRTACALEAITKIAKEVPDALVGAGTVLNEAQLKQAVNAGAQFVISPGATPSLLKAAMEGSVPLIPGVASISEVMAGMALGYTNFKFFPAEASGGVKALKAFSGPLADIRFCPTGGITPSSYKDYLALSNVDCIGGSWIAPSDAMEQGDWARITQLCKAAISGI, from the coding sequence ATGTCTAAGAATAACTGGTCGTTACAAGCACAAGATATTTTTAATCGTAGCCCCATTGTTCCTGTTATGGTGATCAATAAAATTGAAGATGCTGTGCCGTTAGCGAAAGCACTGGTTGCTGGTGGGATCAGCGTATTGGAAGTTACGCTACGTACCGCTTGCGCATTAGAGGCTATCACTAAAATTGCGAAAGAAGTGCCTGATGCGTTAGTGGGGGCTGGGACTGTTTTAAATGAAGCGCAGCTTAAGCAAGCCGTCAATGCTGGTGCTCAATTTGTGATAAGCCCGGGTGCCACACCGAGTTTATTGAAAGCGGCAATGGAGGGCTCTGTGCCGTTAATTCCAGGTGTAGCCAGTATTTCTGAAGTCATGGCAGGTATGGCATTGGGGTACACTAACTTTAAATTTTTTCCGGCTGAAGCTTCTGGTGGAGTCAAGGCATTGAAGGCTTTTTCTGGTCCACTTGCCGATATTCGTTTTTGTCCTACGGGAGGAATAACGCCAAGTAGCTATAAAGATTACCTCGCTCTGAGCAATGTTGATTGTATTGGTGGTAGCTGGATTGCTCCTTCTGATGCGATGGAGCAAGGTGATTGGGCACGTATAACTCAACTTTGTAAAGCTGCAATTAGCGGTATTTAA
- the eco gene encoding serine protease inhibitor ecotin produces the protein MTIPRSLSSTARIISTSVLAIALFSFNLLAADSSQNKEYQHKMITSQTFSSINYQADENVKMFPAPNQGMEQHILTLSQLNNEADYMVEIQIGKTQLVDCNKHGLFGALTTLTVKGWGYQYYQVNSIKPGPSTLMACFDKAKTEQFLSIQDKLMLKYDSRLPKVFYLPQGSELRYRVWRVDTEFNTSSYQSH, from the coding sequence ATGACAATACCAAGATCACTTTCTTCGACAGCACGCATTATCAGCACATCAGTACTAGCTATAGCATTGTTTTCATTTAATCTATTAGCAGCCGACAGCTCACAGAACAAGGAATATCAACACAAGATGATCACTTCACAAACGTTTAGCTCTATCAATTATCAAGCAGATGAAAATGTAAAAATGTTCCCTGCCCCAAATCAAGGAATGGAGCAGCATATCTTAACCTTATCTCAGTTAAATAATGAAGCCGATTATATGGTTGAGATACAGATAGGAAAGACGCAATTAGTCGACTGTAATAAACACGGTTTATTTGGTGCACTCACCACTCTCACCGTTAAAGGATGGGGATATCAATACTATCAAGTCAACAGTATTAAGCCAGGTCCCAGCACCCTGATGGCTTGCTTTGACAAAGCAAAAACTGAGCAGTTTCTATCGATACAGGATAAATTAATGCTCAAGTATGATAGTCGCTTACCTAAGGTCTTCTACCTACCACAAGGTAGCGAACTAAGATACCGAGTCTGGCGTGTTGATACTGAATTTAATACCTCATCATACCAATCACACTAA
- the tssE gene encoding type VI secretion system baseplate subunit TssE — translation MFNRDEMFGVSFFQRLGADIDQPINGVESIEYVIASIKRNISGLLNTRVGESQSCPELGLFDFNDANSGSFDLGVRIKAGIKACIERFEPRLSHIDINVLHDNTCPFSLRFHIHGNINVKSVNEKVEIDLFLDSNRTYRVS, via the coding sequence TTGTTTAATCGTGACGAAATGTTTGGTGTCAGCTTCTTTCAACGGTTAGGTGCTGACATTGATCAACCCATTAATGGTGTTGAATCAATTGAATATGTTATAGCGTCGATTAAACGTAATATCTCTGGCTTGCTTAATACGCGAGTCGGAGAATCCCAAAGTTGTCCAGAGCTCGGATTGTTTGATTTCAATGATGCGAATTCTGGTAGCTTCGATTTAGGGGTTAGGATAAAAGCGGGTATTAAGGCTTGTATTGAACGATTTGAACCAAGATTATCTCACATAGATATCAATGTTTTACACGATAATACTTGTCCTTTTAGTTTACGCTTTCATATCCATGGAAATATTAACGTTAAATCGGTAAATGAAAAAGTTGAAATTGATCTTTTTTTGGATAGTAATCGCACCTATAGGGTAAGTTAA
- the tssC gene encoding type VI secretion system contractile sheath large subunit: MDSMDTALESKQAQSVNLLDEILAQTKMTPIDEGYDVAKKGVAAFISNIIETRSSSEPVNKTLVDKMLVELDKKISSQMDEILHNESFQQMESSWKNLKLLVDRTDFKENIKIEVLHATKDELLDDFEFAPETVQSGLYKHVYSSGYGQFGGEPIAAIVGNYAFTPSAPDMKLLQYVAAVGAMAHAPFLSSVAPEFFGIDSFEELPNLKDLKSTFESPKYTKWRALRESEDARYLGLTAPRFLLRVPYDPIENPINSFNYRENVHESHEDYLWGNTAFALATRLTESFAKYRWCPNIIGPQSGGAVEDLPVHLFESMGALQAKIPTEVLITDRKEFELADEGFISLTMRKGSDNAAFFSANSIQKPRVFPNTKEGKEAETNYKLGTQIPYMMIINRLAHYIKVLQREQIGSWKERQDLERELNSWIKQFVADQENPPADVRSRRPLREAKVEVLDVQGDPGWYQVSMSVRPHFKYMGASFELSLVGRLDQE, from the coding sequence ATGGACTCTATGGATACAGCACTGGAAAGCAAGCAGGCACAAAGTGTTAATTTGCTAGATGAAATTTTGGCACAAACCAAAATGACACCTATCGATGAAGGCTATGATGTTGCTAAGAAAGGTGTCGCCGCATTCATCAGTAATATCATTGAAACTCGTTCTAGCAGCGAGCCAGTAAACAAAACGCTCGTAGATAAAATGCTCGTTGAGCTTGATAAAAAAATTAGCAGTCAGATGGATGAGATTCTACATAATGAATCTTTTCAACAGATGGAATCATCTTGGAAAAACCTGAAATTGCTAGTTGATCGTACTGATTTTAAAGAAAATATAAAAATTGAGGTACTGCACGCGACCAAAGATGAATTGCTTGATGATTTTGAATTTGCGCCAGAAACGGTTCAATCAGGTCTTTATAAGCATGTTTACTCATCAGGTTATGGGCAATTTGGTGGTGAGCCTATTGCCGCTATTGTCGGTAATTATGCCTTTACCCCATCAGCCCCTGATATGAAGTTATTGCAGTATGTTGCTGCCGTTGGTGCGATGGCGCATGCCCCTTTTCTTTCATCAGTTGCCCCTGAGTTCTTTGGCATCGATTCGTTTGAAGAGTTACCAAATCTAAAAGATCTTAAGTCAACGTTCGAAAGCCCTAAGTATACCAAATGGCGTGCTTTAAGGGAGTCTGAAGATGCAAGATATCTAGGATTGACGGCCCCACGTTTCTTACTTCGTGTGCCTTATGATCCTATTGAAAATCCTATTAATTCATTTAATTATCGTGAAAATGTTCATGAAAGCCATGAAGATTACCTTTGGGGTAATACTGCTTTTGCGTTGGCAACACGTTTAACTGAAAGTTTTGCAAAATATCGCTGGTGTCCGAATATTATTGGTCCCCAAAGTGGTGGCGCTGTTGAAGATTTACCTGTTCACCTGTTTGAATCTATGGGTGCGCTACAGGCTAAAATCCCAACAGAAGTCTTGATCACAGATCGTAAAGAATTTGAGTTAGCCGATGAGGGATTCATTTCTCTTACTATGCGAAAAGGCAGTGATAATGCTGCATTTTTCTCTGCTAATTCGATTCAAAAGCCTAGAGTTTTCCCTAATACTAAGGAAGGTAAAGAGGCTGAAACTAACTATAAACTGGGTACACAGATCCCTTACATGATGATTATTAATCGTCTAGCGCATTACATCAAGGTGTTACAACGTGAGCAGATAGGTTCATGGAAAGAACGCCAAGATCTAGAGCGTGAGCTGAATAGTTGGATCAAACAGTTTGTTGCTGATCAAGAAAATCCGCCTGCTGATGTAAGAAGCCGTCGTCCATTACGTGAAGCTAAAGTTGAAGTGCTCGACGTTCAGGGCGATCCAGGTTGGTACCAAGTTTCTATGTCAGTACGTCCGCATTTTAAATATATGGGTGCTAGCTTTGAACTCTCATTGGTTGGACGTTTAGACCAGGAGTAA
- the tssB gene encoding type VI secretion system contractile sheath small subunit, producing the protein MAKDGSVAPKERINIKYVPATGEQQAEMELPLKMLIVGDFKGHAEDTQLEERQAVSVNKVNFSAIMKESDLSISTTVANKLTDNDSDELNVTLNFSSLKDFSPDSIAGQVPEINKLIELREALVALKGPLGNIPSFRTKLQELIETEDSREQLLAELQTLEN; encoded by the coding sequence ATGGCAAAAGATGGATCAGTTGCGCCAAAAGAGCGCATCAACATCAAATATGTACCAGCGACAGGTGAGCAACAAGCGGAGATGGAACTTCCGTTGAAAATGTTGATAGTAGGCGACTTTAAAGGTCATGCTGAAGATACCCAACTTGAAGAAAGACAGGCTGTTTCTGTCAATAAAGTCAATTTTAGCGCAATTATGAAAGAAAGCGATTTGTCAATTAGCACAACCGTTGCTAACAAATTGACAGATAATGATTCTGATGAGTTAAATGTGACATTAAACTTCAGTTCATTAAAAGATTTTTCCCCTGATTCAATTGCCGGCCAAGTTCCTGAAATAAATAAATTGATTGAACTAAGAGAAGCGTTAGTTGCTTTGAAAGGCCCACTAGGTAATATCCCATCATTTAGAACAAAGCTGCAGGAATTAATTGAAACCGAAGATTCTCGTGAACAATTATTGGCAGAACTTCAAACTCTAGAAAATTAA
- a CDS encoding phosphoethanolamine transferase: MLFHAKSLTVNQFTLLVTVYYVCIFNIPFFKLVKLGVEKQTETDVFFIATLPLFLVFLISFFFSCVSVKYLLKPIFILITLLSSGVFFAELQYGAVFDIEMIANIMQTNQAEALTYVNFSSLCYFMLTGIIPTVLIFKVNIVYKPVINEAIHKLVFMLIMLMGIGFIAFFYYPHYAAFNHHNDQLRRSIIPTYFMRSIMLYISQYYLQTPLPYLQQGLDAVNIRPVGNGKGNLIVLVVGETARAMNYEYYGYDRPTNTYTKKHGLTAFQDTSSCGTTTAVSVPCMFSNMTRIQYDARQSQAQDNVLDVLEHAGIQQIWFDNDSGCKGVCDRINHVMIARDSDPELCNGDYCYDQILLDKLDTAFVSIDNRDTLIVLHIIGSHGPTYYLRYPQEHQYFIPDCPRSDIQHCSAQALMNTYDNTILYTDYIIAGVIDRLKAQSAQFNTGMIYLSDHGESLAEKGLYLHGTPYAIAPDEQIKIPLLTWFSTSFSEENKLDQMCLSRKADLGGFSHDNLFDSLLGLMFIETIVYDRNLDIFDSCRGE, encoded by the coding sequence GTGCTATTTCATGCTAAGAGTCTAACGGTCAATCAATTTACTCTGCTTGTTACTGTCTATTATGTGTGTATTTTCAATATTCCTTTTTTTAAGCTGGTTAAGCTAGGGGTTGAAAAACAAACTGAAACCGATGTTTTTTTTATTGCAACACTCCCGTTATTTTTAGTTTTCTTGATTAGTTTTTTCTTCTCATGTGTAAGTGTTAAATATCTTTTAAAGCCTATTTTTATCTTGATAACCTTACTTTCATCGGGTGTGTTTTTTGCAGAACTTCAGTACGGTGCCGTGTTTGATATTGAAATGATCGCGAATATTATGCAAACCAATCAGGCTGAAGCCTTAACCTACGTTAATTTTTCGTCTTTGTGCTATTTTATGTTGACAGGTATAATACCTACAGTATTGATTTTTAAGGTTAACATAGTTTACAAGCCTGTCATCAATGAAGCTATCCATAAACTGGTATTTATGCTTATCATGCTCATGGGAATTGGCTTTATTGCTTTCTTTTATTACCCTCACTATGCTGCATTTAATCATCATAATGACCAGCTTAGGCGCTCAATCATCCCCACTTATTTTATGCGCTCGATAATGCTATATATTAGTCAATATTATTTGCAGACTCCTTTGCCTTATCTACAGCAAGGGCTTGATGCGGTGAATATACGTCCTGTAGGTAATGGGAAAGGGAACCTTATTGTGTTAGTTGTGGGGGAAACAGCTAGGGCAATGAATTATGAATACTATGGTTATGACAGGCCGACAAATACTTATACTAAAAAACATGGACTGACTGCTTTTCAAGATACGAGTTCCTGTGGGACTACAACAGCGGTGTCAGTGCCTTGCATGTTTTCAAACATGACAAGAATTCAATATGATGCCAGACAATCTCAAGCACAAGATAATGTTCTTGATGTATTAGAACATGCGGGTATTCAACAGATTTGGTTCGATAATGACAGTGGCTGTAAAGGGGTGTGCGACAGGATAAATCATGTGATGATTGCACGGGATAGTGATCCTGAATTATGCAATGGCGACTACTGTTATGATCAAATACTCTTGGATAAATTGGACACTGCCTTCGTTAGCATTGACAATCGTGATACGCTTATTGTATTGCATATTATTGGCTCACATGGTCCAACATATTATCTACGCTATCCACAGGAGCATCAATATTTTATTCCCGATTGCCCCCGTAGTGATATACAGCACTGTAGTGCCCAAGCGTTAATGAATACGTATGATAATACGATCCTCTACACGGACTATATTATTGCGGGTGTGATTGATAGATTAAAAGCACAGTCTGCACAGTTTAATACTGGCATGATATATCTGTCTGATCATGGTGAGTCACTCGCAGAGAAGGGACTTTATTTACATGGAACCCCCTATGCGATCGCCCCCGATGAGCAAATTAAAATTCCTCTGTTAACCTGGTTTTCTACGTCGTTTAGCGAGGAAAATAAATTAGATCAAATGTGTTTGAGTCGAAAAGCAGATCTGGGTGGTTTTTCTCATGATAACTTATTTGATTCATTATTGGGCTTGATGTTTATTGAGACGATTGTTTATGATAGAAATCTTGATATTTTCGATTCATGTCGAGGGGAATAA
- a CDS encoding acetate--CoA ligase family protein, translating into MSQRTLHTLFTLTSVAIIGASNTKKRAGNIVMKNLLAGEFAGPIMPVTPKYKAVMGVLAYPNIEALPLIPDLAMICTAAHHVPAIVETLAQFGCKFAIVLASGMTAQSQHEGSTLLELTKQHANRYGMRILGPNSLGMMLPNLGLNASLAHTRALPGKIAFVSQSAAICTTVLDWANNKGIGFSSFISLGDTSDIDFDELLDYLGRDSKTSAILLYIDAVNDKRHFISAARAAAKNKPILVIKSGRTHQSANTIQLHPHMLVGNDAVYEAAFRRAGMLRVNDLIELFAAVETLVHSSALQGERLAIISNGTGPAELALDQLILGGGKSAIIDVDTLTQLDALLPSTWSRKNPINIGGDAHSARYTQTLKILMDCDAADAILVIHSPSALEDSLDIARSLATMVCTHPKRKKINILTNWSGEDSAYLARKHFNKAGISTYRTHEGAVGAFMHMVEYRRNQKLLQEVPQSIPDNIPTNVEQARHALSQAHKNGKRMLDTHESIDILSAYGLKTIATYAVETPEDAVKVANKIGYPVAIKVQSPDINHKSDVHGVMLNLSNKDEVYQAAIAINSRVLAHHPTAKIERLVVQKMALTAGAQEIRVAVVNDPVFGPAILLGEGGSQWDPCRDAVVALPPLNMALARYMVIQALKTNKLKDRHLPLGLDMNALCVMLTQISHLVIDCPKIATLDLNPVLCAGHHITLLDVNIQLHETEIDNGARLAISPYPKELEQQTTLKNGRPVMLRPILPEDEPKHLIFDNSLSDEDRYKRYFGVRSKMTHEEMAVLTQIDYAREMAFVAIAKDDNGDELTLGAIRASIDPNNIEAEFAMAVRSDHQGQGLGKLLLEKLISYYKENNTLSLTGLTLFENRNMANLAKKLGFIVTFDREERLIKMDMQLNDPH; encoded by the coding sequence ATGAGCCAGCGTACATTGCATACTTTATTTACATTAACGTCAGTTGCCATTATTGGTGCATCCAATACTAAAAAACGCGCTGGCAATATCGTCATGAAAAATCTACTGGCAGGGGAATTCGCAGGCCCTATCATGCCTGTGACACCCAAATATAAAGCGGTGATGGGCGTACTGGCCTACCCAAATATTGAAGCCCTTCCTTTAATACCTGATCTTGCGATGATCTGCACAGCGGCACACCACGTACCTGCTATTGTTGAAACCTTGGCACAATTTGGATGTAAATTTGCCATTGTCCTTGCTTCTGGTATGACAGCACAAAGTCAACATGAAGGAAGCACCTTACTAGAATTAACCAAGCAACATGCTAACCGTTACGGGATGAGAATTTTAGGACCGAATAGCTTAGGAATGATGCTACCTAATTTAGGACTTAATGCCAGTTTAGCCCACACTCGTGCTCTGCCTGGCAAAATTGCATTCGTGTCTCAATCTGCGGCCATCTGTACCACTGTATTAGATTGGGCAAATAATAAAGGCATTGGTTTCTCTTCCTTTATCTCTTTAGGTGACACTAGCGATATTGATTTTGATGAGCTGCTTGATTATCTCGGTCGCGACTCAAAAACCAGTGCTATCTTACTTTATATCGATGCGGTTAATGATAAACGTCACTTTATTTCAGCAGCAAGAGCAGCGGCAAAAAATAAACCTATTCTCGTCATCAAATCAGGACGTACTCATCAAAGCGCTAATACCATTCAATTACATCCTCATATGTTAGTGGGTAACGATGCAGTTTATGAAGCGGCCTTCAGGCGTGCGGGTATGCTAAGAGTAAATGATTTAATTGAACTTTTTGCCGCAGTTGAAACCTTAGTTCACTCCTCTGCGCTACAAGGTGAACGACTCGCCATTATAAGTAATGGCACAGGACCTGCGGAACTAGCATTAGATCAACTCATACTCGGCGGAGGTAAATCGGCCATAATTGATGTCGATACCTTAACACAACTCGATGCGTTACTCCCCTCTACTTGGTCTAGAAAAAACCCCATTAATATCGGCGGAGATGCGCACTCAGCACGTTATACGCAGACACTCAAAATATTAATGGACTGTGATGCTGCAGATGCTATTTTGGTCATTCATTCACCTTCAGCTTTAGAAGATAGTCTGGACATTGCCCGTTCCCTTGCAACAATGGTGTGTACTCATCCTAAACGGAAAAAAATCAATATACTCACAAACTGGAGCGGTGAAGATTCAGCCTATTTAGCCCGAAAACACTTCAATAAAGCAGGGATCTCAACCTATAGAACTCATGAAGGAGCAGTTGGTGCTTTCATGCATATGGTAGAGTATCGCCGTAATCAAAAATTGCTACAAGAGGTGCCACAATCAATACCCGATAACATTCCAACCAATGTTGAACAAGCCAGACATGCACTTTCTCAAGCTCATAAAAATGGTAAACGCATGTTAGACACCCATGAATCAATCGATATCCTGTCTGCTTATGGTTTAAAAACCATCGCGACTTACGCCGTGGAGACACCAGAAGACGCAGTAAAAGTTGCCAATAAAATCGGTTATCCCGTCGCGATAAAAGTCCAATCACCCGATATTAATCATAAATCAGATGTGCATGGTGTGATGCTAAACTTGAGTAATAAAGATGAAGTTTACCAAGCAGCCATCGCGATAAATTCACGGGTATTAGCACACCATCCAACAGCAAAAATAGAGAGATTAGTGGTCCAAAAGATGGCGTTAACGGCTGGGGCTCAAGAGATAAGAGTCGCTGTGGTTAACGATCCCGTTTTTGGACCTGCTATTTTACTCGGTGAGGGAGGCTCTCAATGGGATCCCTGCCGTGATGCCGTCGTTGCTCTTCCTCCATTAAACATGGCATTAGCTCGTTATATGGTGATTCAAGCACTCAAAACAAACAAACTAAAAGATCGGCACTTACCTCTAGGGCTAGACATGAATGCCCTGTGTGTCATGCTCACACAAATTTCTCATTTAGTGATCGATTGCCCAAAAATAGCCACATTAGATTTAAATCCCGTACTCTGTGCTGGTCATCACATTACCTTACTCGACGTCAATATTCAGCTTCATGAAACTGAAATAGATAACGGTGCCAGACTCGCCATTTCTCCCTACCCAAAAGAACTCGAACAGCAAACCACACTTAAAAATGGCCGCCCAGTCATGCTTAGACCTATTTTACCGGAAGATGAGCCTAAACATCTTATATTCGACAACTCACTATCAGATGAAGACAGGTATAAACGTTACTTTGGTGTGCGTTCTAAAATGACTCATGAAGAAATGGCTGTACTCACTCAAATTGACTATGCCCGTGAAATGGCTTTCGTTGCCATTGCAAAAGATGACAATGGTGATGAGCTGACATTGGGTGCTATCAGAGCTTCAATCGATCCAAATAATATTGAAGCAGAATTCGCCATGGCAGTCAGAAGCGATCATCAAGGACAGGGATTAGGCAAATTGTTACTCGAAAAACTCATTTCATACTATAAAGAAAACAATACGTTATCTTTAACCGGCTTGACCTTATTTGAAAATCGTAATATGGCTAATCTGGCTAAAAAATTAGGGTTCATCGTCACTTTTGATAGGGAGGAACGGCTGATTAAAATGGATATGCAATTAAACGATCCACATTAG
- a CDS encoding GGDEF domain-containing protein, translating into MNLAKHLLDIELSAKILRHAVPKMSELDIPVTPDNYSVWYEYFLGINLDLKRAIDEYIAKDTTFTDEVNAALVKRFILENSPNVIENVHVETQLVINNLLEKVSQMNSGTANLTETLSEFHQELKQTYDVDVLYKLVDTLVDEMGSVISDNNQMEESLSSMSDEICSLKAEMENLNIVAQTDQLTSLFNRRAFEDEIQSHMQHYNQNHCASCLLVVDIDHFKVFNDTHGHLVGDKVLAYVALALKKTVKGTDFVARYGGEEFVVLLPNTKLNDALVVAEILRKTIADKKLTIGKEDKHSLGSITVSVGVSTLHDSDDRESYFIRADEALYRAKSSGRNCTCSE; encoded by the coding sequence ATGAATTTAGCGAAACATTTATTAGATATTGAACTCTCTGCAAAAATCCTTAGGCATGCAGTGCCTAAAATGTCTGAACTGGATATTCCTGTTACACCAGATAATTACTCGGTGTGGTATGAATATTTTCTTGGTATCAATCTTGATTTAAAAAGAGCTATTGATGAGTACATTGCTAAAGACACGACATTTACAGATGAGGTCAATGCAGCTTTAGTCAAGCGTTTTATTTTAGAGAATTCACCGAATGTGATTGAAAATGTACACGTTGAAACCCAATTAGTGATAAATAATCTGTTGGAAAAAGTGAGTCAAATGAACAGTGGTACTGCAAACTTGACAGAGACCTTGAGTGAATTTCATCAGGAGCTTAAGCAAACCTATGATGTTGATGTACTTTATAAGTTGGTTGACACTCTAGTGGATGAGATGGGCAGTGTCATCTCAGATAATAATCAGATGGAGGAAAGTCTCTCCTCCATGAGTGATGAAATTTGCTCGCTTAAAGCAGAAATGGAAAACCTTAACATTGTTGCACAAACCGATCAGTTAACCTCTTTGTTTAATCGAAGAGCATTTGAAGACGAAATTCAATCCCACATGCAGCATTATAATCAAAATCATTGTGCCAGTTGTTTACTGGTGGTCGATATCGATCATTTTAAAGTGTTTAACGATACTCATGGGCATCTTGTCGGTGATAAGGTGTTGGCTTATGTGGCTTTAGCCTTAAAGAAAACGGTGAAGGGAACAGATTTTGTTGCCAGATACGGAGGTGAAGAATTTGTCGTGTTATTGCCTAATACAAAATTAAACGATGCGTTAGTGGTCGCTGAAATTCTTCGCAAGACCATTGCTGATAAAAAATTGACAATAGGTAAAGAGGATAAACATTCTCTTGGGTCGATTACGGTATCGGTAGGGGTGTCCACCTTGCATGATAGTGATGATAGAGAGAGCTATTTTATTCGGGCTGATGAGGCACTTTATCGTGCAAAGTCTTCAGGACGTAACTGCACCTGCAGTGAATAA